The Amycolatopsis mongoliensis genome includes a window with the following:
- a CDS encoding amino acid ABC transporter ATP-binding protein, translated as MTDVIVEISGLHKAFGSLEVLKGIDLQVERGQVVCIIGPSGSGKSTLLRCVNLLEEPQQGKIVVNGNEITHEDVDIDAARRKIGMVFQGFNLFAHLTVLENLTVAQRKVLKRGKEEAERIARENLEKVGLGEKETSLPGQLSGGQQQRVAIARALSMNPDVMLFDEPTSALDPELVGDVLAVMRQLAEEGMTMLVVTHEMQFAREVADSVLFMDGGVVVEQGPPSQVIGDPQHDRTKSFLERVLNPTHKAGLD; from the coding sequence ATGACCGACGTCATCGTCGAAATCTCCGGTCTGCACAAGGCGTTCGGCTCGCTCGAGGTGCTCAAGGGCATCGACCTGCAGGTCGAGCGCGGCCAGGTGGTCTGCATCATCGGGCCGTCCGGGTCGGGGAAGTCCACGCTGCTGCGCTGCGTGAACCTCCTGGAGGAGCCGCAGCAGGGCAAGATCGTGGTGAACGGCAACGAGATCACCCACGAGGACGTCGACATCGACGCGGCCCGGCGCAAGATCGGCATGGTCTTCCAGGGGTTCAACCTCTTCGCGCACCTGACCGTGCTGGAGAACCTCACCGTCGCCCAGCGGAAGGTTCTCAAGCGGGGCAAGGAAGAGGCGGAGCGGATCGCGCGGGAGAACCTCGAGAAGGTCGGCCTGGGCGAGAAGGAGACTTCGCTGCCCGGGCAGCTTTCCGGCGGCCAGCAGCAGCGCGTCGCGATCGCGCGGGCGCTGTCGATGAACCCGGACGTCATGCTGTTCGACGAGCCGACGTCCGCGCTGGACCCGGAGCTCGTCGGCGACGTGCTCGCCGTGATGCGCCAGCTGGCCGAAGAGGGCATGACGATGCTGGTCGTCACGCACGAGATGCAGTTCGCCCGCGAAGTGGCGGACAGCGTGCTGTTCATGGACGGCGGCGTCGTCGTCGAACAGGGCCCGCCGAGCCAGGTGATCGGCGACCCGCAGCACGACCGCACGAAGTCGTTCCTCGAACGGGTGCTCAACCCCACGCACAAAGCGGGGCTCGACTAG
- a CDS encoding oxidoreductase has product MTTESALPPLDPFAGIPDRRYEVKASELLKPGNGGLLRWRRQATNAPIVYVEDAYITGTLDLRAADLKYLFRFERCRFEHPPDVREANLLGLVFRKCWLPGLKARNMRSRNDVRLIRSVVQVDGDDREIEETTVQRGDDRERGMPNAAVNLTDAVIEGSMVLTRTVISHPHGKAIQADRLVLTGALLAYRMVANGEVRLPGLRTGGNVNFSGATLNNPDGFALNGNGLHIGGSLLCEVDNYGPASQRKRFSATGIMYLPSATVDSDIVLREAKLTVSQQGPIAVDAWKSNDPYLDPRPALVADRMRVDGNVELSDGLQALGTLRMVNARIGGSLRLAGAEVTVVRGKSQPYYDRALHLDGTEIGGDIEATSLRVPAGQLRLADVTVGGNFLAWNSMFRHPGRDVFSARRSKIAGNFQLTDASIRGTLRLQGVEVGGSINLAGTQLTEPGLRATSSFSLDVRTGRIGRDLTLRDNNGRPFVAEGGVNLDGAQVARRVDLRGSQLGSLSPFLVALDAGDVAADEFTLTPGLPPAGRVVLRRAHCGTLTDNEVFWAASGGIELEDFRYDALGKSIPLADDKALDHRIELLSKAMRGYRPGPYDQLAHMLRAAGNEEHASTVALRKQQFRYEALAQGFKFFGPGVRLWSWLQRSMVGYGYRPVRALGWLFTLLVLGSLWFGLGSDDCVTWKSSDPAHEIIANGPRCVVNQQDTGLQWNPVIYTADLLVPIVDFGNKSRWYMHGPDNWVAAGFTASGWILATTVAAGVSRMLRRES; this is encoded by the coding sequence ATGACGACCGAAAGCGCGCTGCCGCCCCTCGACCCGTTCGCGGGCATCCCCGACCGCAGGTACGAGGTCAAGGCCTCCGAGCTGCTGAAACCCGGCAACGGTGGCCTGCTGCGCTGGCGGCGGCAGGCCACCAACGCGCCGATCGTCTACGTCGAGGACGCCTACATCACCGGCACGCTGGACCTGCGCGCCGCGGACCTCAAGTACCTCTTCCGGTTCGAGCGCTGCCGGTTCGAGCACCCGCCGGACGTGCGCGAGGCGAACCTGCTCGGCCTGGTCTTCCGCAAGTGCTGGCTGCCCGGGCTCAAGGCCCGCAACATGCGCAGCCGCAACGACGTCCGGCTGATCCGCAGCGTCGTGCAGGTCGACGGCGACGACCGCGAAATCGAGGAGACCACCGTCCAGCGCGGCGACGACCGCGAGCGCGGGATGCCGAACGCCGCGGTCAACCTGACCGACGCCGTGATCGAGGGGTCGATGGTGCTCACCCGCACCGTCATCTCCCACCCGCACGGCAAGGCGATCCAGGCCGACCGGCTCGTGCTCACCGGCGCGCTGCTGGCGTACCGGATGGTCGCGAACGGCGAAGTCCGGCTCCCCGGCCTGCGGACCGGCGGTAACGTCAACTTCTCCGGCGCCACGCTGAACAACCCGGACGGCTTCGCGCTCAACGGCAACGGCCTGCACATCGGCGGCAGCCTGCTCTGCGAGGTCGACAACTACGGGCCCGCCAGCCAGCGGAAACGCTTCTCCGCCACCGGGATCATGTACCTGCCGAGCGCCACGGTGGACAGCGACATCGTGTTGCGCGAGGCGAAGCTGACCGTGTCCCAGCAGGGGCCGATCGCCGTCGACGCGTGGAAGTCCAACGACCCGTACCTCGACCCCCGGCCGGCGCTGGTCGCCGACCGGATGCGCGTCGACGGCAACGTCGAGCTGTCGGACGGCCTGCAGGCGCTCGGCACGCTGCGCATGGTCAACGCCCGGATCGGCGGCTCGCTGCGGCTGGCCGGCGCCGAGGTCACCGTGGTGCGCGGGAAGTCGCAGCCGTACTACGACCGTGCGCTGCACCTGGACGGCACCGAGATCGGCGGCGACATCGAGGCGACGAGCCTGCGCGTCCCGGCCGGCCAGCTGCGGCTGGCGGACGTCACCGTGGGTGGCAACTTCCTGGCCTGGAACTCGATGTTCCGCCACCCCGGCCGGGACGTCTTCTCCGCGCGCCGGTCGAAGATCGCGGGCAACTTCCAGCTCACGGACGCGTCGATCCGCGGCACGCTGCGGCTGCAGGGCGTCGAGGTGGGCGGCTCGATCAACCTGGCCGGGACCCAGCTGACGGAGCCGGGCCTGCGCGCGACCAGCAGTTTTTCCCTCGACGTCCGCACCGGCCGGATCGGCCGCGACCTGACGCTGCGGGACAACAACGGCCGCCCGTTCGTCGCGGAGGGCGGCGTCAACCTCGACGGCGCGCAGGTCGCCCGCCGCGTCGACCTGCGCGGGTCGCAGCTGGGGTCGCTGTCCCCTTTCCTGGTGGCGCTCGACGCGGGCGACGTCGCGGCGGACGAGTTCACGCTGACGCCGGGCCTTCCGCCGGCCGGCCGGGTGGTGCTGCGCCGCGCGCACTGCGGAACGCTGACCGACAACGAGGTGTTCTGGGCCGCGTCCGGCGGCATCGAGCTGGAGGACTTCCGCTACGACGCACTGGGCAAGAGCATCCCGCTGGCCGACGACAAGGCGCTGGACCACCGCATCGAGCTGTTGAGCAAGGCGATGCGCGGGTACCGGCCGGGCCCGTACGACCAGCTGGCCCACATGCTCCGCGCGGCGGGGAACGAGGAACACGCGTCGACGGTGGCGCTGCGCAAGCAGCAGTTCCGCTACGAAGCGCTGGCCCAGGGCTTCAAGTTCTTCGGGCCGGGGGTGCGGCTGTGGAGCTGGCTGCAGAGGTCGATGGTCGGGTACGGCTACCGGCCGGTGCGGGCGCTGGGCTGGCTGTTCACGCTGCTGGTGCTGGGGAGCCTGTGGTTCGGCCTGGGCTCGGACGACTGCGTGACGTGGAAGTCGTCGGACCCGGCGCACGAGATCATCGCGAACGGACCGCGGTGCGTGGTGAACCAGCAGGACACGGGGTTGCAGTGGAACCCGGTGATCTACACGGCGGACCTGCTGGTGCCGATCGTGGACTTCGGCAACAAGAGCCGCTGGTACATGCACGGGCCGGACAACTGGGTGGCGGCCGGGTTCACGGCGTCAGGCTGGATCCTGGCGACCACGGTGGCGGCGGGTGTGAGCCGGATGCTGCGCCGCGAAAGTTGA
- a CDS encoding SRPBCC family protein — translation MTAPDATGRIEIGVAPEVVYALVSDPGKLAEVAEEYAGHRWVGGFDGPAVGAKFRGRNRRGFRRWSTLSTITDADPGRRFGFEVTSVAGLPVSRWQYDFEPAGEGCVVVESMWERRPAWFKVPTSTVTGVWNRNAANAENIAATLARLKRAAEVSR, via the coding sequence ATGACTGCGCCCGACGCCACCGGCCGGATCGAGATCGGTGTTGCTCCCGAAGTCGTCTACGCCCTGGTCAGTGACCCCGGCAAGCTGGCCGAAGTGGCCGAGGAGTACGCCGGGCACCGGTGGGTCGGCGGTTTCGACGGGCCCGCGGTCGGGGCGAAGTTCCGGGGGCGCAACCGCCGCGGCTTCCGGCGGTGGAGCACCCTCTCCACCATCACCGACGCCGATCCCGGGCGGCGGTTCGGCTTCGAGGTGACCTCGGTGGCCGGGTTGCCCGTCTCGCGCTGGCAGTACGACTTCGAGCCCGCCGGCGAGGGCTGCGTCGTCGTCGAAAGCATGTGGGAGCGGCGGCCGGCCTGGTTCAAGGTGCCGACCTCGACCGTCACCGGCGTGTGGAACCGGAATGCGGCCAACGCCGAGAACATCGCCGCCACGCTCGCCCGGCTGAAGCGGGCCGCCGAGGTCAGTCGATGA